The stretch of DNA CCGTGGACGCCGCCATCGCCGAGGGCCGGGCCGTGCTGCTGGAAATCGACCTGCAGGGCGCCCGGCAGGTCAAGAAGGCCGTCCCTGCCGCCCAATTCGTGTTCCTGAAGCCGCCGAGCTGGGACGAAATGGTCCGCCGCCTGGTGGGCCGCGGCACGGAATCAGCGGAGGAACAGCAGCGCAGGCTGGAAACCGCTAAACTAGAACTTGCCGCTGAACCGGAGTTTGACCACAGCGTCATCAATGATGACGTTCGACGGGCAGCGGACGAGCTTGTTTCACTCATGGGGTTGACCCCGAACCCGCGCTAGGCGCCGGGACGTATCGGCCCGTTAGAATTTGGAGAATTCGTGTCCACGAACCTTGAAGGCATCATCAACCCGCCGATCGACGAGCTGCTGAAGGCTGCCGACTCGAAGTACGGACTGGTGATTTTCGGTGCCAAGCGCGCACGCCAGATCAACGCTTACTACGCCCAGCTGCACGAGGGCCTGTTCGAGTACGTCGGCCCGCTGGTCGACACCAAGCTGAACGAGAAGTCGTTGTCCATCGCCCTGCGCGAGATCAACGAAGGCAAGCTCGTTTCCACGCCGTTCGAAGCTGCAGAGTAGTAGAGCATTCCGGAAGCAAAATAGACTGACTGCCTGTTGACGGAGATCACGTGCGCATAGTCCTCGGAGTCGGGGGAGG from Arthrobacter sp. PAMC25564 encodes:
- the rpoZ gene encoding DNA-directed RNA polymerase subunit omega gives rise to the protein MSTNLEGIINPPIDELLKAADSKYGLVIFGAKRARQINAYYAQLHEGLFEYVGPLVDTKLNEKSLSIALREINEGKLVSTPFEAAE
- the gmk gene encoding guanylate kinase, with protein sequence MSKKPGLTVLAGPTAVGKGTVSTYIRDNYPGVWLSVSATTRPPRPGEVDGVHYFFKSAEEFDALVDNGELLEWAVVHGRNRYGTLRSTVDAAIAEGRAVLLEIDLQGARQVKKAVPAAQFVFLKPPSWDEMVRRLVGRGTESAEEQQRRLETAKLELAAEPEFDHSVINDDVRRAADELVSLMGLTPNPR